Proteins encoded in a region of the Isosphaeraceae bacterium EP7 genome:
- a CDS encoding RidA family protein, protein MTRTIPVILSSAAVALGLALPAFGQAPAPAPEKKFLTKDGSRPTGLFAPGVAVGKTVYVAGKGDYRPDADLSEKVKNCLGEIRKTLQAGGLDLKHVVKSFVYLEDSSQYAEFNKHYGEFFPENPPARTTLGVAAVPGESRLEITCIAYSDLDERKQIGTPPAGFPYSPGILAGDTLYVSGKGDQLPDKTHPATFEEQFRQTMKNVQTTLNQAGLDFKNVVMSHVFLDDSKNLEVANKVYKEFFAEGDEPACATVFVDWIPGGSHSEVTCIATTKLEGRKVVRPSDVKHGLAEGSVAASPGVWAGPTLYLSALAGSKTPGADAKADLDAQIHQVAKDQVRVLDAAGLKLEDIVSGYVYLREMKDYDALNAIYRQYFSKGPGVRTCLTPNSKAEQGDIRVRASFIAAKTRQP, encoded by the coding sequence ATGACCAGGACCATTCCCGTCATCCTGTCGTCGGCCGCCGTCGCGCTCGGTCTCGCCCTGCCTGCCTTTGGCCAGGCCCCGGCGCCGGCCCCCGAGAAGAAGTTCCTGACGAAGGACGGCTCGCGGCCCACCGGCCTGTTCGCGCCCGGTGTCGCCGTCGGCAAGACCGTGTACGTCGCGGGCAAGGGGGACTATCGCCCGGACGCCGACCTCTCCGAGAAGGTGAAGAACTGCCTCGGCGAGATCAGGAAGACACTCCAGGCCGGCGGGCTCGACCTGAAGCACGTCGTCAAGTCGTTCGTCTATCTCGAGGACAGCTCGCAGTACGCCGAGTTCAACAAGCACTACGGCGAGTTCTTCCCGGAGAACCCCCCGGCGCGGACCACGCTGGGAGTCGCCGCAGTGCCCGGTGAATCTCGCCTGGAGATCACCTGCATTGCCTACAGCGACCTCGACGAGCGGAAGCAGATCGGCACGCCCCCGGCCGGATTCCCCTACAGCCCCGGCATCCTGGCCGGCGACACGCTCTACGTCTCGGGCAAGGGGGATCAGCTCCCCGACAAGACCCATCCGGCGACCTTCGAGGAGCAGTTCCGCCAGACCATGAAGAACGTCCAGACCACCCTGAATCAGGCAGGCCTGGACTTCAAGAACGTCGTTATGAGCCACGTCTTCCTGGACGACTCGAAGAACCTCGAGGTGGCCAACAAGGTCTACAAGGAGTTCTTCGCCGAGGGCGACGAACCCGCCTGCGCCACCGTCTTCGTCGACTGGATCCCGGGGGGCTCGCACTCCGAGGTCACCTGCATCGCCACCACGAAGCTGGAAGGCCGCAAGGTCGTCCGCCCCTCCGACGTCAAGCACGGGCTGGCCGAGGGGTCGGTGGCCGCGAGCCCAGGCGTCTGGGCGGGACCTACCCTTTATCTGTCGGCGCTCGCCGGATCCAAGACCCCGGGGGCCGATGCCAAGGCCGACCTCGACGCGCAGATCCACCAGGTCGCCAAGGACCAGGTCCGGGTGCTCGACGCAGCCGGCCTGAAGCTCGAGGACATCGTCTCGGGCTACGTCTACCTCAGGGAGATGAAGGACTACGACGCCTTGAACGCGATCTATCGCCAGTACTTCTCCAAGGGCCCCGGAGTCAGGACCTGCCTGACGCCGAACTCGAAGGCCGAACAGGGCGACATCCGCGTCCGCGCCTCGTTCATCGCGGCGAAGACCCGGCAGCCCTGA
- a CDS encoding PAS domain S-box protein, whose translation MDAPHHQEVLRCLFRESNDAFFLFDPESLVVLDLNPAALRLTGLDRKTALRSRVTELFSSDDPVGVESLIDAYRNTGVFHSREGYYFKRPGSTPLAINVSASRIHTTPKSIGLVVVRDISERRKAQEVLERFFQFSPALFAILDDDGRFLKVNAAWPETMGYSEEELRSVEAMALVPPEDREAARLDHVEPGPQGPTTREIRFRHKDGGDRWLAWSSARGDGFNYAVAFDVTGMKEAEALRRAKESAEAASRVKGQFLSSMSHELRTPLTAILALVDVLIADPSFRRISEDRAMDLLTIRRNGDYLLQLINNVLDLAKIEGGTLTAARSPCDVAEIIAGVAELLKVRADAKGLTLTVVPPATPPPTIMTDPTRLRQILINLVGNAIKFTENGGIRIEVGAGANSSLYLDVTDTGAGLSDEEIAGLFQPFRQVRDSQGKSPAGTGLGLAISRRLAETLSGTISVVRSKRGIGSTFRLSIPVQDPDREAWAVGAAVATRTPPIPPAAAETRRTRMRRILLAEDNPDNRRAVKLRLEMGGLEVSTAQNGQEAYEIALRSNADGLAFDVILMDMQMPILDGFEATRQLRMKGYEGPIVALTAFAFEEDREECIRYGCNDHVGKPIDWDHLFSLIDRLS comes from the coding sequence ATGGATGCACCTCACCATCAAGAGGTTTTGCGTTGCCTCTTCCGGGAATCGAACGACGCGTTCTTCCTCTTCGACCCCGAGAGCCTCGTCGTCCTGGACCTGAACCCGGCGGCCCTGCGGCTGACCGGCCTCGATCGCAAGACGGCCCTCCGCTCCCGCGTCACCGAGCTCTTCAGCTCGGACGATCCGGTAGGCGTCGAATCCCTGATCGACGCCTACCGCAACACGGGCGTCTTCCATTCGAGGGAGGGCTATTATTTCAAGCGGCCCGGCTCAACCCCGCTCGCGATCAACGTCAGCGCCAGCCGGATCCACACGACCCCGAAGTCAATCGGCCTGGTCGTGGTCCGCGACATCAGCGAGCGTCGCAAGGCCCAGGAGGTGCTGGAGCGATTCTTCCAGTTCTCGCCCGCCCTCTTCGCCATCCTCGACGACGACGGCCGGTTCCTCAAGGTGAACGCCGCCTGGCCTGAGACCATGGGATATTCGGAGGAAGAGCTCCGATCGGTCGAGGCCATGGCGCTCGTGCCCCCCGAGGATCGAGAGGCCGCGCGGCTGGATCACGTCGAGCCGGGTCCGCAGGGGCCGACCACGCGCGAGATCCGGTTCCGCCACAAAGACGGCGGCGACCGATGGCTCGCCTGGAGCTCAGCCAGGGGCGATGGGTTCAACTATGCCGTGGCATTCGACGTCACGGGCATGAAGGAGGCCGAGGCGCTGCGGCGCGCGAAAGAGTCGGCAGAGGCCGCGAGCCGGGTCAAGGGCCAATTCCTCTCGAGCATGAGCCACGAACTCCGGACTCCCCTCACGGCGATCCTCGCCCTGGTGGACGTGCTCATCGCCGACCCCTCTTTCCGGCGGATCTCCGAGGATCGCGCCATGGATCTCCTGACGATCCGCAGGAACGGCGATTATCTCCTCCAGCTGATCAACAACGTCCTCGACCTGGCGAAAATCGAGGGCGGCACGTTGACGGCGGCCCGGAGCCCCTGCGACGTCGCGGAGATCATCGCCGGAGTTGCCGAGTTGCTGAAAGTCAGGGCGGACGCCAAAGGTCTCACCCTGACGGTGGTCCCCCCCGCCACTCCGCCGCCCACGATCATGACCGACCCGACCCGACTGCGGCAGATCCTCATCAACCTCGTCGGCAACGCGATCAAATTCACCGAGAATGGGGGAATTCGGATCGAGGTCGGTGCCGGGGCCAATTCGTCGCTTTATCTCGACGTGACCGATACGGGGGCGGGCCTCTCGGACGAGGAAATCGCCGGCCTGTTCCAGCCATTCCGACAGGTTCGAGACTCGCAGGGGAAGAGCCCCGCGGGGACCGGCCTCGGGCTTGCAATCAGCCGGCGACTGGCCGAAACCCTGTCCGGCACCATCTCCGTCGTCCGCAGCAAGCGGGGGATCGGCAGCACTTTCCGGTTATCCATCCCGGTGCAGGATCCTGACCGAGAGGCCTGGGCGGTGGGGGCGGCCGTGGCGACTCGCACCCCGCCCATCCCGCCGGCGGCGGCAGAGACCAGGCGAACTCGAATGCGGCGGATCCTGCTGGCGGAAGACAATCCGGACAATCGGCGGGCCGTGAAGCTCAGGCTCGAGATGGGCGGGCTGGAGGTCTCCACCGCGCAGAACGGCCAAGAGGCCTATGAGATCGCCCTGAGGTCGAACGCCGACGGGCTCGCCTTCGACGTGATCTTGATGGACATGCAGATGCCGATCCTCGACGGGTTCGAAGCGACCCGACAGCTCCGGATGAAGGGTTACGAAGGCCCGATCGTGGCCCTGACGGCGTTCGCGTTCGAGGAAGATCGCGAGGAATGCATCCGCTACGGGTGCAACGATCACGTCGGCAAGCCGATCGACTGGGACCATCTGTTCAGCCTGATCGATCGCCTGAGTTGA
- a CDS encoding aminotransferase class V-fold PLP-dependent enzyme gives MGRLQASRRTLLCALAGVPGLRFLVSPGQAVAAGVVAAPARDMIQELGIRSFINAAGTFTALTGSLMRPEVVAAMQVASRKFVTLEDLHNAVGKRIAELLHCESALVTSGCASAMALSTAACVAGKDRARISQLPDTTGMKNEVIVQKTHRVNYDHAIRNAGVRLIEVETREEMQSAISDRTAMMFFLNFADPLGKVHHEEFVAIAKKAGVPTLIDAAADVPPVENLYKYTKLGFDLVAFSGGKGLRGPQSAGLLLGRKDLIEAARLNNSPNGDTLCRTNKVNKEEVIGMLVALENFLNEDHTAVWKDWEGRCNLIIGALKAFPDVVTEVYVPKIANAVPHLRITWDYQKRGLTVADMVKKLREGDPSIEVGPGSKQQVQIGVWMLEPGEDAIVAERMRSILAAT, from the coding sequence ATGGGACGATTACAGGCCAGCCGCCGCACCCTCCTGTGTGCCCTCGCCGGGGTCCCGGGCTTGCGATTCCTGGTGTCCCCGGGGCAGGCCGTTGCGGCCGGGGTCGTGGCGGCGCCCGCCCGCGACATGATCCAGGAGCTGGGCATCCGGTCGTTCATCAACGCCGCGGGCACGTTCACGGCGCTGACGGGATCCCTGATGCGGCCCGAGGTCGTGGCGGCCATGCAGGTCGCCTCGCGCAAATTCGTGACGCTCGAAGACCTTCACAACGCCGTGGGCAAGCGGATCGCCGAGCTGCTCCATTGCGAGTCGGCCCTGGTGACCTCGGGTTGCGCCTCGGCGATGGCGCTGTCGACGGCCGCGTGCGTCGCCGGCAAGGACCGCGCCCGCATCAGCCAGCTTCCCGACACCACGGGGATGAAGAACGAGGTCATCGTCCAGAAGACGCACAGGGTCAATTACGACCACGCGATCCGCAACGCAGGCGTCCGCCTCATCGAGGTCGAGACCCGCGAGGAGATGCAGTCGGCGATCAGCGACCGGACCGCGATGATGTTCTTCCTGAACTTTGCCGACCCCCTGGGCAAGGTCCATCACGAGGAGTTCGTCGCGATCGCCAAGAAGGCCGGAGTGCCAACCTTGATCGACGCCGCCGCCGACGTCCCGCCGGTCGAGAATCTCTACAAGTACACGAAGCTCGGCTTCGACCTGGTCGCATTCTCGGGCGGCAAGGGCCTCCGAGGTCCCCAGTCCGCGGGCCTCCTGCTCGGCCGCAAGGACCTGATCGAGGCGGCCAGGCTCAACAACAGCCCCAACGGCGACACCCTCTGCCGGACCAACAAGGTGAACAAGGAGGAAGTCATCGGCATGCTGGTGGCCCTCGAAAACTTCCTCAACGAGGACCACACGGCGGTCTGGAAGGACTGGGAAGGGCGCTGCAACCTGATCATCGGAGCCCTGAAGGCCTTCCCCGACGTCGTCACCGAGGTCTACGTCCCGAAGATCGCCAACGCCGTTCCCCACCTGCGCATCACCTGGGACTACCAGAAGCGAGGGCTGACGGTGGCCGACATGGTGAAGAAGCTCCGCGAAGGCGACCCCAGCATCGAGGTCGGCCCCGGCTCGAAGCAGCAGGTTCAGATCGGGGTCTGGATGCTGGAGCCCGGCGAGGACGCGATCGTCGCCGAGCGCATGCGCTCGATCCTCGCCGCGACATGA
- a CDS encoding amidohydrolase/deacetylase family metallohydrolase, with protein MKALPAFLVLTLACVAHSQEPYDLLLRGGHVIDPKNRVSTVLDVAIRDRKVAEVAPAIDPSKALKSIDVSGLYVTPGLIDIHAHVYAGTGERNSYAGDHSVYPDGVTFRSGVTTLADAGCAGWRNFDDFKERVIDRSRTRVLAFINIVGHGMRGLRFERVVSDMDARQTADMALRHKGLIVGIKTAHFQGPEFVAVDRAIEAGTIAGLPVMIDFGRAYPQKTLAELMTSKLRAGDIYTHVYSGLRGELDATGHTNPALIEGRKRGVYFDVGHGGGSFTWRVAVPIVEEGFLPDSLSTDLHSSSVNAGMKDMLNVMSKFLALGLPLDDVILRSTWNPAREIRQEQIGNLSVGAPADIAVLSLDRGRFGFIDSFGGRLMGTQKLTCEMTIRDGKIVYELNGLSRPDWTTLPKNYRHTGDRRWDGLRPPPLTEHDPLPSEATPARVPE; from the coding sequence ATGAAAGCGCTGCCAGCCTTCCTCGTGCTGACGCTCGCCTGTGTTGCCCACTCCCAGGAGCCCTACGATCTGCTGCTCCGCGGCGGCCACGTCATCGACCCCAAGAACCGCGTCAGCACCGTGCTCGATGTGGCGATCCGCGATCGCAAGGTCGCCGAGGTGGCCCCCGCCATCGATCCATCCAAGGCGCTGAAGTCCATCGACGTGTCGGGTCTGTACGTGACGCCCGGCCTGATCGACATCCATGCTCACGTCTACGCGGGGACCGGTGAGCGAAACTCCTACGCGGGCGACCACAGCGTCTACCCCGACGGAGTGACCTTCCGCAGCGGCGTGACCACCCTGGCCGACGCGGGATGCGCCGGCTGGCGCAACTTCGACGACTTCAAGGAGCGTGTCATCGACCGCTCCAGGACCCGCGTCCTCGCCTTCATCAACATCGTCGGCCACGGGATGCGCGGGCTCCGCTTCGAGCGGGTCGTCAGCGATATGGACGCCCGGCAGACCGCCGACATGGCCCTGCGTCACAAGGGCCTGATCGTCGGGATCAAGACGGCGCACTTTCAGGGCCCCGAGTTCGTCGCGGTGGACCGCGCCATCGAGGCGGGCACGATCGCCGGGCTCCCGGTGATGATCGACTTCGGCCGCGCCTACCCGCAGAAGACACTCGCCGAGCTGATGACCAGCAAGCTCAGGGCGGGCGACATCTACACCCACGTCTATTCCGGGCTCCGCGGCGAGCTCGACGCGACGGGCCACACAAACCCCGCGCTCATCGAGGGCCGCAAACGGGGCGTCTACTTCGACGTCGGCCACGGCGGCGGCAGCTTCACCTGGCGCGTGGCCGTCCCGATCGTCGAGGAGGGCTTCCTGCCCGACTCACTCTCGACCGACCTGCACAGCAGCAGCGTGAATGCCGGGATGAAGGACATGCTCAACGTGATGAGCAAGTTTCTCGCACTGGGCCTGCCGCTCGACGATGTCATCCTGCGCTCGACCTGGAACCCCGCCCGCGAAATCAGGCAGGAGCAGATCGGCAACCTCTCGGTCGGGGCCCCCGCCGACATCGCCGTGCTGAGCCTCGATCGGGGCCGATTCGGCTTCATCGACTCCTTTGGCGGCCGCCTGATGGGGACGCAGAAGCTGACCTGCGAGATGACCATCCGCGACGGCAAGATCGTCTACGAGCTGAACGGGCTATCGCGCCCCGACTGGACGACCCTCCCCAAGAACTATCGGCACACGGGCGACCGCCGCTGGGATGGCCTGCGGCCCCCGCCCCTCACCGAACACGACCCCTTGCCGAGCGAGGCGACCCCCGCCCGGGTGCCCGAATGA